The following proteins are encoded in a genomic region of Fusarium keratoplasticum isolate Fu6.1 chromosome 9, whole genome shotgun sequence:
- a CDS encoding 5'-3' exoribonuclease 1, which translates to MGVPKFFRWLSERYPAISQLIAENRIPEFDCLYLDMNGIIHNCTHKDAGEDVSFRLSEEEMFIRIFNYIEHLFGKIKPKQLFFMAIDGVAPRAKMNQQRARRFRTALDAEKAREKAIREGIELPKEEPFDSNCITPGTEFMAKLSQQLRYFVNKKVSEDTDWQGCEIVLSGHEVPGEGEHKIMEYIRNAKAQPNYNPNVRHCLYGLDADLIMLGLLSHDPHFCLLREEVTFGRDSKNKSKELEHQNFYLLHLCIVREYLEMEFQELQEEGALSFPFDLERVIDDFILMAFFVGNDFLPNLPGLHINEGALANMFRIYKTILPKGDGYINENGVINLERLQLLLGELSKTEIDNFENDVSDEKWFAAKQIEKDIGNKGASGRKPPKGGQIVITSAQRDLWKQKIRPYISKRSDEPLDLGTSLKAADRKFVQDLADSMHLQWSTKEDDEGHRHLIVSFPPKIDDDDEEEEEEGNLAAYRVMKTYDKALVVDMTPEDAEKHYEKLYQDKYQGWKTKYYLQKFEEWAPEKYDKELIALCENYVQGLQWVLYYYYRGIASWPWFYGYHYAPLISDVAKGVGADFNFQKGQPFKPYEQLMGVLPDRSKKIVPKVYHDLMTNPDSPIIDFYPRDFELDMNGKRMDWEAVVKIPFIDEKRLLSAMATKNDNLEPDEKARNGFGVPLKFTYSPDVDFVYPSPLPGVFPEVQNCRCIENIFDLPDMEGLDYLAGLTTGALLNVDALAGFPSLHTLPYTAQLLGGFGVNVFQQDSKNPSVIVTLTDTENRTKTETWKAKLGQRCFVGYPFLQEAKVMKVQDELFSYELADNGKDIVTKDHNNREAADWARESDFLENMHSKRFGIIIGQVECLIYVHMLKGLIRTEEGALIKEYAENPSLRSTYAAQTIVDEVVNEDERFLEKAALPIEEEFPQGTRAFFLGEYAYGRPLEVTAHTNNKAEIVVSMLKNKEPEFAKQIIHQAERNNPYTPSFAVAKQLGVHPLVLSKITSSYQVINSGGFKLNLGLNLKFEGRKQKVLGYSRKSHTGWEFSGLAIQLIANYMVTFPDFFAAIQREPQKSDVYETDLWQDPAVASQKVKEIAAWLKTQKTNQFERVPLEAEQLDSVVVQALATVGEQIHVASQEIDIKKLRGVPRSALLKPSDAEMVLGSQNFALGDRVTYVSAAGKVPIATRGTVVGISRTATALLLDVVWDTAFMSGTTLNERAPMFRGQTVAASAVLNTTDKQVVSTTSRSQQRRPVATAPAGGYQNVGHPQYRDAPAPAPLRGGWRGALNGTPSRGRGNGARGGGPNLVHSTLVYRNGPPDGAHQGQDNNGHGHRGRGSAHSNGRGRGRGNLHGSPAPDAGEQKYGNVPPPASLDQPRGRGRSRGRGGRGRGGRGRGNGGAAGNATQG; encoded by the exons ATGGG TGTCCCCAAGTTCTTCAGATGGCTCTCCGAGCGCTATCCCGCAATCTCTCAACTCATCGCAGAGAACCGAATACCCGAGTTCGACTGCCTCTAC CTGGACATGAATGGTATCATTCATAACTGTACCCACAAGGATGCAGGTGAAGACGTATCCTTTCGCCTCAGCGAGGAGGAAATGTTCATCCGCATATTCAACTACATTGAACATCTGTTTGGCAAGATCAAACCCAAGCAACTCTTCTTCATGGCTATCGACGGTGTCGCACCGCGAGCCAAGATGAACCAGCAGCGTGCTCGGCGTTTCCGAACCGCTCTCGATGCCGAAAAGGCCCGTGAAAAGGCCATTCGCGAAGGCATCGAGttgcccaaggaggagcccTTTGACAGCAACTGCATCACCCCTG GCACTGAATTCATGGCCAAGCTATCACAGCAGCTGCGATACTTTGTCAACAAGAAGGTATCTGAGGATACTGATTGGCAGGGTTGTGAGATTGTGCTTTCCGGCCACGAGGTCCCTGGTGAAGGAGAGCACAAGATCATGGAGTACATCCGAAATGCCAAGGCCCAGCCCAACTACAACCCCAACGTGCGACATTGCCTTTACGGTCTCGATGCTGATCTGATCATGCTGGGTCTCCTCAGCCACGATCCCCATTTCTGCCTTCTTCGAGAGGAGGTGACATTTGGACGTGATTCAAAGaacaagtccaaggagcttgagcatCAGAACTTCTACTTGCTCCATCTTTGCATCGTTCGAGAGTATCTAGAGATGGAGTTTCAAGaacttcaagaagaaggcgctCTCAGTTTCCCATTCGACCTCGAAAGAGTCATTGACGACTTCATTCTTATGGCCTTTTTTGTCGGCAACGATTTCTTGCCTAACCTGCCCGGGCTACACATCAACGAGGGAGCATTGGCAAACATGTTCAGGATCTACAAGACCATCCTACCCAAGGGTGACGGATACATCAACGAGAATGGAGTCATCAATTTGGAGCGTCTACAGCTCCTGCTTGGCGAGCTGTCGAAAACAGAGATCGACAACTTCGAGAACGATGTTTCGGATGAAAAGTGGTTTGCCGCGAAACAGATAGAAAAGGACATTGGAAACAAGGGTGCTTCTGGGCGCAAACCCCCCAAGGGAGGACAGATTGTCATCACCTCCGCGCAACGGGATCTTTGGAAGCAAAAGATCCGGCCCTACATCTCTAAGCGCTCTGATGAGCCTCTGGATCTCGGCACCAGCCTTAAGGCTGCTGACCGTAAGTTCGTCCAGGATTTGGCAGATTCTATGCACCTCCAATGGTCAACcaaggaggacgacgagggccACCGTCATCTCATCGTGTCCTTCCCTCCCAAGattgacgatgacgacgaagaggaggaggaggaaggcaACCTGGCTGCCTACCGAGTAATGAAGACGTACGACAAGGCCCTGGTGGTCGACATGACCCCTGAGGATGCTGAAAAGCATTACGAGAAACTCTACCAAGACAAGTACCAAGGCTGGAAGACCAAGTATTACCTTCAGAAGTTTGAAGAGTGGGCTCCTGAAAAATACGACAAGGAGCTTATCGCGCTGTGCGAGAACTATGTGCAAGGCCTGCAATGGGTCTTGTACTACTACTACCGTGGAATTGCCTCGTGGCCCTGGTTCTACGGATATCACTATGCGCCTCTCATCTCAG ATGTTGCCAAGGGTGTTGGCGCCGACTTCAATTTCCAGAAGGGTCAACCGTTTAAGCCGTACGAACAGCTCATGGGTGTCTTGCCAGACCGAAGCAAGAAGATTGTGCCAAAGGTCTACCATGACCTCATGACTAACCCCGACTCTCCCATCATCGACTTTTATCCTCGCGACTTTGAGCTGGACATGAACGGCAAGAGGATGGACTGGGAAGCTGTTGTCAAGATCCCCTTCATTGATGAGAAGCGCCTATTGTCAGCTATGGCGACGAAGAATGATAACCTGGAGCCGGACGAAAAGGCTCGAAACGGTTTTGGTGTCCCCCTCAAGTTCACTTACTCACCTGACGTGGACTTTGTCTACCCGTCGCCTCTCCCTGGCGTTTTCCCCGAGGTTCAAAACTGCCGGTGTATCGAAAACATCTTCGATCTTCCCGACATGGAGGGCCTTGATTACCTTGCCGGACTGACAACTGGCGCTTTGCTGAACGTTGATGCTCTTGCTGGCTTCCCCTCGCTGCATACTCTTCCCTACActgcccagcttctcggaGGATTTGGTGTCAACGTTTTCCAACAGGACAGCAAGAATCCAAGTGTCATTGTTACCTTAACTGATACGGAGAACCGCACCAAGACAGAAACCTGGAAGGCAAAGCTGGGCCAGCGTTGTTTCGTGGGCTATCCATTCCTCCAGGAAGCCAAGGTCATGAAGGTCCAAGACGAGCTCTTTAGCTATGAACTGGCCGACAATGGCAAAGACATTGTGACTAAGGATCACAACAACAGGGAAGCCGCCGACTGGGCCAGGGAGTCTGACTTTCTTGAGAACATGCACTCAAAGCGGTTCGGTATCATTATTGGACAAGTTGAATGCCTCATCTATGTCCACATGCTGAAGGGTCTCATCAGAACCGAGGAGGGCGCATTGATCAAGGAGTATGCTGAGAACCCAAGTCTCAGGAGCACCTACGCTGCGCAGACCATTGTTGACGAGGTTGTCAACGAGGACGAGCGCTTCCTCGAGAAGGCAGCATTGCCTATCGAGGAAGAGTTCCCACAGGGCACCCGGGCGTTCTTCCTTGGCGAATATGCCTACGGCCGCCCTCTTGAGGTCACTGCGCATACCAACAACAAAGCAGAGATTGTGGTTTCGATGCTCAAGAATAAGGAGCCCGAGTTCGCAAAGCAGATCATCCACCAGGCGGAGCGCAACAACCCTTACACTCCTTCGTTCGCTGTCGCAAAGCAACTGGGTGTTCATCCTCTTGTGCTGAGCAAGATAACTTCGTCCTACCAGGTCATCAACTCTGGTGGGTTCAAGTTGAACCTTGGTCTGAACTTGAAATTTGAGGGCCGAAAGCAAAAGGTACTTGGGTACTCGAGAAAGTCCCATACCGGTTGGGAATTCAGCGGCCTGGCGATCCAGCTTATTGCCAACTACATGGTTACCTTCCCTGACTTCTTCGCGGCCATCCAGAGGGAGCCCCAAAAGAGCGACGTTTACGAGACAGACTTGTGGCAGGACCCCGCCGTTGCGTCTCAGAAGGTCAAGGAAATCGCTGCTTGGTTGAAGACGCAAAAGACGAACCAGTTTGAGCGTGTTCCTCTGGAAGCCGAACAACTTGACTCGGTGGTCGTCCAGGCTCTGGCCACCGTTGGAGAGCAGATCCATGTCGCTTCCCAGGAGATTgacatcaagaagctgcGTGGCGTTCCTCGCTCGGCCCTCCTTAAGCCGTCCGACGCAGAGATGGTGCTTGGCAGCCAGAACTTTGCCCTGGGAGACCGAGTCACGTATGTTTCTGCCGCTGGAAAGGTGCCTATTGCCACCCGTGGAACGGTTGTCGGCATCAGCAGGACGGCCACGGCTCTTCTACTGGATGTCGTCTGGGACACGGCTTTCATGAGCGGAACTACGCTCAACGAGAGAGCTCCCATGTTCCGTGGCCAGACTGTTGCCGCTTCTGCTGTGCTGAACACGACGGACAAGCAGGTCGTCTCAACCACCAGCAGATCACAACAGCGACGGCCCGTTGCCACGGCCCCGGCGGGCGGGTACCAGAATGTTGGCCACCCTCAGTACAGAGACGCCCCTGCTCCAGCGCCCCTGCGTGgtggatggcgaggagcCTTGAACGGTACGCCCTCGCGTGGCCGAGGCAACGGGGCTCGTGGAGGTGGCCCTAACCTCGTCCACAGCACTCTGGTTTACCGCAACGGTCCTCCCGATGGCGCACACCAGGGCCAGGACAACAACggacatggccatcgaggtcGGGGCAGTGCCCATTCAAACGGGCGAGGTCGTGGACGCGGCAACCTGCATGGCTCACCCGCTCCCGATGCAGGAGAGCAAAAGTACGGCAACGTGCCGCCGCctgccagccttgaccaacCACGAGGAAGGGGACGTAGTCGTGGACGTGGCGGAAGAGGCCGTGGAGGCCGTGGAAGAGGCAACGGAGGGGCTGCTGGTAACGCAACCCAGGGCTAG
- a CDS encoding ULP-PROTEASE domain-containing protein: MNSRLRALNGQQGPVSTMSCNGPTTRKNSRIAPPPDDRSSKRQKRADDRASTGLTSNYFATQKRPIEDVEDDSPGTSTPQIHDLTRDGSQPDTIDVLSVASTSKNTSTAADISEYRHVQSRNSMKKPRQRRSRAGRRLTPSPTDVDDAHAVQHRNLPPQHRHSSANIDELEVWSQDNPPPSNIVSDLVVQPKRRAGDYTPPVTKRFKITDDFADELSEPNKRNNLPAGKKPTNFSSLVSQSPNRSRQRGDIHRTAFQPLRPVSRGREAVKMPEYPDLTVIGAASGRYRFYAEKPDQQVKLHLGDYFAKVVDEGKGTVEHAPWLEIRKKSVKSIEHAATNSCFIHITRSMTAESPGTLVMQLASKNDALCLHNWLYGCCKQDESDDATLGLKFTTVFKKAKDFEAQGHKQSKIRSPAAARLAAVMEQTSGEYSEIRDPFKGEPVTQRPVKLKDQMKGVPETAKDAKTEAQELEEAPVVTRSQRPETRRTRRSSPVPLIRDKTPDRWSMQNPGWDRDWHRSLVYPPTGKNRATVDRDDIPRLDEGEFLNDNLISFYLRYLQIQLEKERPEVLDKVYIFNTFFFEKLRSNRAKINYDGVKAWTARIDLLSYDYIVVPVNENAHWYLAIIYNAPRLLPQPEKKTPSSEREAIVVEDNDPARSPKLSPVERTLATISLDEEVSKPNNDQATNGVNDTASEVAPVKNAEAPSKTSKRKSSGGTQRFSIDEPRIITLDSLGSAHSPTCKCLRDYLVEEAKHKKGVEITNPPGGMTARNIPEQDNYCDCGVFVLGYMEHFLQDPDEAVRKLLQKEQTNWNIQPSQIRKKVRNLLFTLQQEQHERLEKEKQQKKQLKAAKAGLSSSQAVPSSPQVPPKSPGTPRVNQGVKSPMPNGVKTPVANDTKKTNETSAYFQVMPSGEPIQPETPSRGKPQPMQSLEDDGVTDVKTSSSNEVFHSAPCSPINSASKMPIKSADEAKSPPEQKAAAKKSTPPPFVQTLANSPSQPPGTSSTMRRNSSPVVVTVSSDGPSAKSTSRVHVIDLEPTIMASIEVDRPSEGGPQYDGVDRSIDLTS, translated from the exons ATGAATTCACGATTG AGGGCGCTCAATGGCCAGCAGGGGCCGGTGAGCACCATGAGCTGTAATGGCCCGACGACCAGAAAGAATTCGCGAATAGCACCGCCACCGGACGATCGATCTTCGAAGCGCCAGAAGCGTGCAGACGACCGGGCATCGACCGGCCTCACATCAAACTACTTTGCGACACAAAAACGACCCATTGAAGATGTCGAAGACGATTCGCCCGGCACATCAACACCTCAGATTCACGACTTGACGAGAGATGGCTCCCAGCCAGACACGATAGACGTCTTGAGCGTCGCGAGCACCAGCAAAAACACATCCACTGCGGCCGATATCTCAGAGTACCGCCATGTACAATCACGAAATTCTATGAAGAAGCCCCGGCAAAGACGGTCGCGAGCAGGCAGGAGACTGACTCCCAGCCCTACGGATGTCGATGACGCCCACGCTGTCCAGCACCGCAATCTTCCACCTCAACATCGGCATTCCAGCGCCAACATCGACGAGCTGGAAGTTTGGTCACAGGACAATCCGCCTCCTTCCAATATCGTCTCCGATCTTGTTGTTCAGCCGAAAAGACGAGCAGGTGACTATACGCCACCAGTCACCAAGCGCTTCAAGATAACCGATGACTTTGCGGATGAGCTTTCAGAGCCAAACAAACGTAACAACCTACCCGCTGGAAAGAAACCGACCAACTTTTCGTCATTGGTGTCCCAATCTCCAAACCGATCCAGGCAGCGAGGAGATATCCATCGCACGGCTTTCCAACCATTACGGCCTGTGTCACGGGGACGAGAGGCAGTGAAGATGCCGGAGTACCCTGACCTGACCGTAATTGGGGCTGCTAGTGGACGATACCGTTTCTATGCAGAGAAGCCCGACCAGCAAGTGAAGCTTCACCTTGGAGACTACTTTGCTAAGGTCGTTGACGAGGGTAAGGGGACGGTAGAACATGCTCCCTGGCTTGAAATCAGGAAAAAATCAGTCAAATCTATCGAACACGCCGCCACAAACAGTTGCTTTATCCACATCACCCGCTCGATGACAGCAGAAAGCCCCGGCACCCTAGTAATGCAGCTTGCAAGCAAGAACGATGCTCTTTGCCTTCATAACTGGTTATACGGGTGCTGCAAACAAGACGAGAGTGATGA CGCAACCCTCGGACTCAAGTTCACAACCGTTttcaaaaaggccaaggacttCGAGGCACAGGGGCACAAACAATCAAAGATTCGTAGTCCTGCTGCAGCTCGGCTTGCGGCTGTTATGGAACAGACCTCAGGCGAGTACTCAGAGATAAGAGATCCCTTCAAGGGTGAGCCCGTCACTCAAAGGCCCGTTAAACTCAAGGATCAGATGAAGGGCGTCCCTGAGACAGCAAAGGACGCAAAGACGGAAGCACAAGAGTTGGAAGAGGCCCCTGTGGTCACTCGGAGCCAACGACCCGAGACCCGACGGACAAGAAGATCGTCTCCAGTTCCGCTGATCCGTGACAAAACCCCTGATCGTTGGAGTATGCAGAATCCAGGTTGGGACAGGGACTGGCACAGGTCCTTGGTATACCCCCCAACTGGCAAGAATCGGGCTACTGTCGACAGGGACGATATCCCGAGACTGGATGAAGGCGAGTTCCTCAACGACAACCTCATCAGCTTCTACCTCCGCTACCTCCAGATTCAGTTGGAAAAGGAGCGCCCTGAGGTGTTGGACAAGGTCTACATCTTCAACACATTCTTCTTCGAGAAGCTGCGGTCGAATCGTGCCAAGATCAACTACGACGGCGTCAAGGCCTGGACTGCGAGAATCGATCTCCTCTCCTACGACTACATTGTCGTCCCTGTCAACGAGAACGCTCACTGGTATCTTGCCATCATTTACAACGCTCCCCGACTACTACCTCAACCGGAAAAGAAAACCCCATCAAGCGAGCGCGAGGCGATTGTCGTTGAGGATAATGATCCAGCGAGATCCCCAAAGCTCTCGCCCGTCGAGCGAACCCTTGCCACAATCTCTCTCGATGAGGAGGTTTCCAAGCCGAACAACGACCAGGCGACCAACGGCGTCAACGATACTGCCTCGGAAGTCGCGCCAGTTAAGAATGCCGAGGCTCCCAGCAAGACAAGCAAGCGGAAGTCGAGCGGCGGGACCCAAAGGTTCAGCATCGACGAGCCCAGGATCATCACCCTTGATTCTCTCGGTTCCGCGCATTCACCAACTTGCAAGTGCCTCCGGGATtaccttgtcgaggaggctaAGCACAAGAAGGGCGTCGAGATCACAAACCCCCCAGGTGGCATGACGGCTCGAAACATCCCCGAGCAGGACAACTACTGTGACTGTGGAGTCTTTGTCTTGGGATATATGGAACATTTCCTCCAAGACCCGGATGAAGCTGTCCGCAAGTTGCTCCAGAAAGAACAGACGAACTGGAATATCCAACCTTCACAAATTCGAAAAAAGGTCCGAAACCTCCTCTTCACATTGCAACAGGAGCAGCATGAACGTTTAGAAAAGGAGAAGCaacagaagaagcagctcaaggcggCAAAGGCAGGCCTTTCGTCTTCTCAGGCGGTGCCATCTTCCCCCCAAGTGCCACCAAAAAGCCCAGGGACACCAAGAGTCAACCAGGGTGTGAAGAGTCCGATGCCAAATGGCGTCAAGACCCCGGTGGCCAACGATACCAAGAAGACGAACGAGACCTCGGCATACTTTCAGGTGATGCCCTCTGGGGAGCCCATACAGCCTGAGACACCAAGCAGAGGCAAGCCACAGCCCATGCAGTCTCTGGAAGATGACGGCGTTACCGACGTTAAGACCTCAAGTTCCAACGAAGTCTTTCATTCAGCGCCTTGTTCACCAATCAACAGTGCATCTAAGATGCCTATTAAGTCTGCCGACGAGGCGAAGTCCCCTCCTGAGCAGAAAGCGGCGGCAAAGAAGTCAACGCCGCCCCCATTTGTACAGACACTGGCCAATtcgccttctcagcctcctgGCACTTcttcgacgatgaggagaaaCAGTTCACCCGTGGTTGTTACCGTCTCGAGCGACGGTCCTTCAGCAAAGTCAACCAGCAGGGTTCATGTCATTGACCTAGAACCAACTATCATGGCAAGCATTGAAGTCGACAGGCCCTCTGAAGGGGGGCCACAGTATGATGGAGTTGATCGATCCATTGATCTCACCAGTTAA
- a CDS encoding Signal peptidase subunit 3, translating into MYNSLTRVQNSFGFFTTVAFVVAAFIAASDLLAPRIPSTGLIAPTNVQVVKGRPHYYSSKKEEYAIIKFSLEADFSSLFTWNTKQLFVYVTAEWPGPGNATNEAVIWDSIITNPSADHLKNIGPVAMKKLKRSAEGKSIDPSRGILKLRNQKPKYQITHPSGKVAEKDNVELKVHYNVQPWVGLLTWDQGQDIGLWKKLAGGVSEKFQLPALKTKKKDAKKSA; encoded by the exons ATGTATAACTCCCTCACTCGCGTCCAAAACTCGTTTGGCTTTTTCACCACCGTCGCATTCGTCGTCGCAGCCTTCATCGCCGCCTCTGATCTCCTTGCGCCGCGCATCCCTTCCACAGGCCTCATTGCCCCCACAAACGTCCAGGT TGTCAAGGGTCGTCCGCATTACTACAgctccaagaaggaggagtacgccatcatcaagttctCCCTCGAAGCCGACTTCTCGTCCCTCTTCACATGGAACACTAAGCAGCTCTTCGTCTACGTCACCGCCGAGTGGCCCGGCCCTGGCAATGCCACCAACGAGGCTGTCATCTGGgactccatcatcaccaacccgAGCGCCGACCACCTGAAGAACATTGGCCCTGTTGCCATGAAGAAGCTTAAGCGCAGTGCCGAGGGCAAGTCCATTGACCCCAGCCG TGGCATCCTCAAGCTGAGGAACCAGAAGCCCAAGTACCAGATCACCCACCCCAGCGGCAAGGTTGCCGAGAAGGACAACGTGGAGCTCAAGGTGCACTACAATGTTCAGCCCTGGGTTGGCCTCCTCACTTGGGACCAAGGCCAGGATATTGGCCTATGGAAGAAGTTGGCTGGTGGCGTTAGTGAAAAGTTCCAGCTCCCCGCCCTCAAGACTAAGAAGaaggacgccaagaagaGCGCCTAG
- a CDS encoding Histone acetyltransferase type B subunit 2 gives MAPAQSTERDVDIEMTHEEEDDQGERLINEEYKTWKKNSPFLYDMILGTALTWPTLTVQWFPDVKEPEGKNYRMHRLLLGTHTSDESPNFVQIADVQIPKAVTPNPSDYDDERGEIGGYGKSGNVAAIKCDIVQKIEHPGEVNKARFQPQNPDIIATLCVDGKILIFDRTKHPLQPASLGKINAQIELVGHKAEGFGLNWNPHEAGRLASGSEDTTMCLWDLNTLKADSRILNPARKYTHHSQIVNDVQYHPISKNFIGSVSDDQTLQIVDVRHSETAKAAVVARNGHLDAVNALAFNPNSEVLVATASADKTIGIWDLRNVKEKVHTLEGHNDAVTSLAWHPTEAGILGSASYDRRIIFWDLSQVGEEQLPDDQDDGPPELLFMHGGHTNHLADFSWNPNEPWLVASAAEDNLLQIWKVAESIVGKDDGDLPVDELDR, from the exons ATGGCGCCCGCTCAATCGACGGAGCGCGATGTGGACA TCGAGATGACAcacgaggaggaagatgatcaGGGAGAGCGCCTGATTAACGAAG AGTACAAAACATGGAAGAAGAACAGCCCTTTTCTCTATGACATGATTCTTGG AACTGCCCTCACTTGGCCAACCCTGACAGTTCAGTGGTTTCCCGACGTCAAGGAACCCGAGGGCAAGAACTACCGAATGCACCGCCTTCTGCTCGGCACTCACACTTCGGATGAGAGCCCCAACTTCGTCCAGATTGCTGATGTCCAGATCCCCAAGGCTGTGACACCTAACCCCAGCGACTATGACGATGAGCGTGGCGAGATTGGTGGCTACGGAAAGTCGGGCAATGTTGCCGCCATCAAGTGTGACATTGTCCAGAAGATCGAGCATCCTGGAGAGGTGAACAAGGCTCGCTTCCAACCCCAGAACCCCGACATCATTGCTACTCTCTGCGTTGATGGCAAGATTCTGATCTTTGACCGAACGAAACACCCTCTCCAACCTGCCTCTCTTGGCAAGATCAATGCTCAAATCGAGCTTGTTGGCCACAAGGCCGAGGGTTTCGGTCTCAACTGGAACCCCCATGAGGCGGGCCGCCTTGCCTCAGGTAGCGAGGATACTACCATGTGCCTTTG GGAcctcaacaccctcaaggccgactCCAGAATTCTGAACCCCGCCCGCAAGTACACTCATCACAGCCAGATTGTCAATGACGTCCAGTACCaccccatctccaagaacTTTATCGGTTCCGTTTCGGATGATCAGACGCTCCAGATCGTCGATGTCCGACACAGCGAGACCGCCAAGGCCGCTGTGGTGGCTCGCAACGGCCATCTGGATGCAGTCAACGCGTTGGCATTCAACCCTAACTCGGAGGTGCTCGTCGCTACCGCCTCGGCGGACAAGACGATCGGTATCTGGGATCTCCGAaatgtcaaggagaaggttCACACTCTGGAGGGCCACAACGACGCTGTCACATCTCTGGCTTGGCATCCTACCGAGGCTGGTATCTTGGGAAGTGCCAGCTACGACAGGAGAATCATCTTCTGGGATCTCTCTCAAGTGGGCGAAGAGCAGCTTCCCGACGACCAGGACGACGGCCCCCCTGAATT GCTTTTCATGCACGGTGGCCACACAAACCATCTTGCCGACTTTAGCTGGAACCCTAACGAGCCGTGGCTCGTAGCAAGCGCTGCGGAGGACAATCTGCTGCAGATTTGGAAGGTTGCCGAGTCAATTGTTGGTAAAGACGACGGCGACCTGCCtgtcgatgagctcgacCGATAG